The nucleotide window CACCTGGCAGTGGAACGAGTTCCTGTGCGCGCGGGGGCGCCTGCGGCTCGCTCACCAGGATCCGAAGGCGGCGCTGGCGGATCTCCTGGAGGCCGGCAGACGGCAGCACCAGTGGACCCGGACGAGTCCGGCGGTGTCGTCCTGGTGGTCCTGGGCCGGCCGTGCCCATCTCGCCCTGGGGGCGCTCGCACCGGCCCGGGAGCTCGCGGAGGACGCGGTGGAAAGCGCCCGGAAGGGGAATCTGACCGATGCGCTGGGTGCCGGTCTGCGGCTCCTCGCGACGACGGAGAGCGGCCCCCGGAAGCTAGGCATGCTGGAGGAGGCGCTGTCCGCCCTCGCCGGTTCCCCGGCACGCCTCGAACTGGCCCACACTCTGGTCGATTACGGCGCCGCGCTGCATGCGTGCGGTCACACGGAAGCGGCCCGGGAGACGCTGCGCCAGGGACTCGATCTGGCCTACACGCTCGGCGCCGCCCGGCTGCGCGCCCGGGCCAACGACGCGCTGCTGGCCACCGGTGCCCGTCCGCGCCGGGTCACTTCGAGCGGAGTGGAGTCGCTGACGCCGAGCGAGGCGCAGGTGGCGCGGATGGCTGCGGTGGGGGAGACCAACCGCGAGATCGCCGAGGAGCTGTTCGTGACCCAGCGCACCGTCGAGCAGCATCTGACCTCGGTGTACCGCAAGCTCGCGGTGTCCGGGCGGCGTGGCCTGGGTTCGTTCTTCGACCCGGAGCGGACAGCGACCTGACGTCGCGGCCGTAGGGCGTCCTCGCACCGTCCCGCGGGGCATGGTGTCTTGTGCCGTGCCCGGCCGGCTGCGGTCCACGCCGGAGGTGGCGCGGCGGCCGGTCACCGCGCGGACCCCGCCGCGGCCCCGGACCCCGGCGCGGGACTCGTCCGCTCTCCCTGGACGGCGAGGACGGCGACCGCGGTCAGGACCAGGCCCGCCCGCACGGCCCAGCGCCCCCGGAAGCCGGTCAGCAGGTCCTCTCCGAGCGGCCATCCGGGCACCAGCAGCCGCGCGGTGAAGGTCCCGTCGTCCGGGTCGAAGGAGAGGAAGGCGTCCTCGAATCCCAGCGGGCGCCCGGTCATCGGGTACCAGGCCTTGTACACGGACTCCTTGGCGCTGAACAGCATCCGGTCCCAGGGCAACGGCGGTGCCCCGTCAGGGTTGTGGGGAAGTCCGGCGCGTTCCCCGGGCAGCGCCACGGCCTCAAGGACGCCGTCCGGCAGCGGCTGGGCCGGCTCGGCGTCGATGCCCAGGGCGAGCACCTCCGTGGACCGTGCGACGACCGCGGCGGCATAGCCCTCGCAGTGGGTGAGGGCCCCGACGAGCCCGGCGGGCCAGCCCGGTTCCCCGCGCGGGCCCGGCAGGACCGGTACGGGCGGCACACCGAGCCCGGCCATCGCCCGGCGGGCGCACCAGCGGCCCGCGGAGAACTCGCGTACGCGCTTGTCGACCGCGCGGGAGACGTGCGGCTCCTCCTCGGGCAGGAGCGCCGCGGCCGGCGGTTCGTCGCCGAAGAGCTCGGCCGCGGAGACCGTCTCCGGCAGCAGCTCATCGATCATCGCGTCTCCTGTCCTTGCGGCGGTGGGTGCGCGCCTCGCGGGGCATCGGCGCGGAGCAGTACCTCACGGCGCCGCACGGCCGAGATTAGAGCGGGTGCCCGGACGGAACCACCGCAGTGGGCGGCCGCGCCTCAAGTCCCGGGGAAATGCCCAGTCTTTCCGGATCGGACGGGGATGTTCGACCGCGCCGGCGCGGGCACCGCGGACGGCCCCGGGCTCGGGTGGATCCCGGCGAGGGCGGTGCGTTCCCGGCGGCGGCCGCTTTAGGGGTTTCCCGAACATGGGCCCTGCTCCAATGGCGGAGAGCACATCCTCACCCCGAAAGCCGATCAGTTACGCAGTCGAACGGGCTCGAAGAAGGGCAGTTGACCATGCTGATGAACGAAATGAACGCAGTGCTGCGTGGGGGCCCCACCACCTACGTGGCAGAGGAGGAGCGGGTCCGCTATGTGCCGGACATGGCGTCGCCGCTCAAGCTGCTCTGCGGCAACCGTTATGAGCATTTCGAGCCGACGGCGGAGCGGGTCCGGCAGGACGGTCATACGCTCCAGGTGTTCGTCTGGACGGGCTGCACCTACGTGGCCGAGTAGCGCCGATCGACCGGGGTCGCGTCGTCGGACTCGGCCTGGGTCGTGCCGTCGGCCGGAGTCGTGCCGGGTGCCCGCAGGACGTACGGGCACCCGGCCGCCGTCCGTATCAGCGGCCGTCACCCGCCGGCGGTCCACCCCGGGATCGTCGGCAGCACCTTCTCCGCGACGCCGAGCAGCGTCGCGTCGTCCGGTATCCCGCCGTCCGCGCGCCACAGGGCCACCTCGAAGGAGCCGCCGCTGTCCCGTGCGTCCCGGGCCACGATGACGGTGCGGGCCGGGACGCCGGGGCCGCTTTTCGTGTCGCTCCCGTCGAGGCGGAAGCTGATGCCGATGGTGCGGTCCGAGTACAGGACCGCCGGGCGGCCCAGAACCTTCCGCTGCCGCACGCCGTCCCCCATAAGCAGGGCGGACCCGGCCACCGGACGACGGTCGTAGGTGGCCGACAGCGTGACGGTGTATGTCCCGAACTCGACGCGGGCCGAGGGAGTTTCGATCTCCTTGCCGTCGGCGAACTTCACGGAGCCGCCGCTGCCGCCGGCGGTCTTCGCCCTCTCCCCCGGTGTGCCCAGCAGTTCAGCGAGGTCGCGGCGGTTCAGCGCCGTGCACAGCTGCGCCCCGGAGACGTGCCGAGACGCCTTCCCGGACTCCCCCTGCGTCTTCCCGGGCTCCCCGCCCGAGCAGGTGGCGGGCGACGGGTCGCTGTCCGGGGACGATGTCTCCCCGAACGCCCACAGACCGACTGCGAGCCCCGCCACCACTGCCCCGGCCGCGACGGCCTGCCCCCACGCGCCCTTCGCAGGCGCGCCGATTTCGTCTGCCATGTCCCCCGCTTGCAGTGATCCCCCGATATGTGCTCGGGGACTGTAACCCCTGATCATCGAGCCGACAAGGAAAAGTTTCCGCAACACCGCCCGCTGCGCGGGAATTTCACTCCGGGGAACACCGCGCGGTGCGCCGGACCGAGCCGGTGGAGTGCCGAACCCCAGCCTCACCTGGGAGGATTTCGAGGCGCGTTCGCCCGGTCACGGAATTTTGCCGGGGAAGCGTGCCTTTTGCCGCTGCATATCCTTTCGTTACACTTCCGCGGGATTGCCGCAACAGCGAGCAGCCGCCCACGTGTCCTTTGACATTCCCGCTTCCCCGACTGGAAATTGCCGTGTCCCTTCCCCGCTCCCGGCCGGCTCCCGGTCGTATACGGGTCCTGCCGCCGGTGCTCGGCATGGCGATCGGGGTCCTGCTGCTGAGCGGATGCACGGGGACCGGGGAGCCCAAGAGCGCGGGGCACACCGCGGGCGCGTCGGCGCCGGCACGGCTGTGGCCCGAGCGCTCGCCCGCACCGCAGCCCTCCGCCGACGAGGTCGGTTCCCACGAGCGGCCCGCGCGGCTGCGCGGGGTGCCCCGCGTCCCGTCCGGCGACATCCGCAAGGTGCCGCTGCTCACCATCGTCAAGGCACAGGTCGAGGCGGGCTCCGAGCTCAAGGGCACACCGGAGTTCGACCAGGCCACCACCCAGAAGATCGACCACTGTGCCACCGACCGGAAGCACTGCCCCGTACGAGCCCCTCAGTACCGGGATCTGAACGACGACGGCAAGGACGAACTGGTCGTCGGCATCGAAGGCTCGGACCACAACCTGGCCCTGTGGGTCTTCATGCTCAAGGACGGAGCGGTGACCCGGATCATGGACGCCGGCGCCACACCGCTGGCGGTGGAGGTGACCGGCGGGGATGTGATCATCCGGGAGCCGACGGGCACGCCCGGCTACGACATGCGCACGGTCTACTCCTGGGACAAGCGCACCCAGTCCATGATCCTTCGGGTCATGGAGTTCGACGAGGTCTACCGGACCACGCCCCGCAAGAGCACCTCATGAGCGCCGGCCGGTCCGCGCCCCGGCGCCTCTTCGGGTGGACGGCGACGCTGCGGTGGAAGGCCGCCTTCTTCACCGTCGTCATGTGCTGTTTCCTCGCCACGGTGCTCGGTGTGCTGGTCCATGTCCTGGTCGGCCGGCAGACCGAGGACCAGGCGCGCGAAGCGGCCTTGGTCGAGCTGGACTCGGCGGTCGAGGCGTACGTCGACGGCGAACCCCTCGGCCACGATGCGAGGGTGGACCCCTCGGATCTGCCGCCGGCGCTGCGCGACCTGGCGCGGCGGGGCGAGCGCGGCACCCAGCTCGGCCGGCACGCCGGCCATCCGGTCATGTGGGCGGTCGCCCCGGCCGACGGCACGGCGCTGGCCGTCCGGCAGGACTACACCCAGCGGGCCGTGGTCCTTCAGGGGCTGGACCGCGCCATCATCGGCTCCGCGGCCGTCGCGATCTTCCTGACGCTGCTCGTCGGTCTGTACGCCGCTTCGGGGGTCACCCGGCGTCTGCACCGCACCGCGCAGGTGGCGCGCCGGATCAGCGACGGGGATCTGGACGCCCGGGTGGACGACCCCCGCGGCCTGCGCCCCGGATACGCGAGGGACGAGCCCGCCGCCGTGGCCGCCGCGCTCGACGCGATGGCCGCGAGTCTGCAGACCAAGCTGCACAGCGAGCAGCGCTTCACCGCCGATGTGGCCCATGAGCTGCGCACTCCGCTCACCGGTCTGCACGCGGCCGCCGAACTGCTGCCGCCCGGCCGGCCCACCGACATGGTGCAGGAACGGGTCCGGGCCATGCGCCGGCTGACCGAGGACCTGCTGGAGATCTCCCGGCTCGATGCCGAGGCGGAGCGCGCCGACCTCGATGTGCATCCGCTGGGGCCGCTGGCCGAGCGCGCCGTGCGGGCCACGGGGCTGGCGGCCGAGGTACGGGTGGTGCGCGACGCCCGGGTGGAGACCGATCAGCGCAGGCTGGAGCGTGTGCTGGGGAACCTCGTCGGCAATGCCCACAAGCACGGGCGTCCGCCGGTGACGGTGACCGTGGACGGTCCGGTGATCACCGTACGGGACCACGGCGACGGCTACCCCGAGGAGCTGCTGGCCCACGGCCCCCAGCGGTTCCGGAGCCGGCCGGGCAGCGGGAAGCAGGCCGGGCACGGTCTGGGGCTGACGATCGCCCTGGGGCAGGCCCGGGTGCTGGGCACCACGCTGCGGTTTTCGAACGCGCCCGACGGCGGGGCCGTCGCCGAGCTCACCCTCGCCCCGGACGAGCCGTCCGGGCCCTGACAGGGGACCTCGCCCGGACCGGGAGGGGACGCGCTGCGAGCCGGAGGGCCCCGTCGCCCCCGGGCCCGGGGGCGACGGGGCATCCAGGCGCCGCCCCGTGAAGCTGCGGGAGCCACCGGTGTCGAGAGAGGATGAAGAGACCCCTGGTCTTCAGGGGGGTCGGGTGAGTGAACCAGAGGGACCGGCCGCCGTTTCGGCGGGCGGTATCAGGAGCGGCTGGTATGGACACCGAGGGGTTCCAGGCCGATCTCGGCCCGTCCGAAGCCCGCGCCTCGGCCGGGCCGTCGCCGACCCGCGGCCTGCTGGACGTACTGGCCGTCGCGGCGGTCGTGCTCGACGCGACCGGGCGGATCGTGCTCTGGAGCCCGCAGGCCGAGCAGCTTCTCGGCTACCCCGCCCAGGAGGCGCTCGGACAGTACGCGGCCCGGCTGCTGGTGGCCGAAGAGGACTTCGACCGCGTACTGGAGCTCTTCGCCCGGGTGATGGAGAGCGGGGAGACCTGGGCCGGGATCTTCCCCGTCCGGCACAAGGACGGCAGTACCCGGCTGCTGGAGTTCCGCAACATGCGGCTCACCGACGACAGCGGGGACGTCTACGCCCTCGGGCTCGCCACCGACCAGGCGATCCTGCGCCAGGTGGAACGGGATGTGGCGCTCTCCACCCGACTCGTCTCGCAATCCCCGATCGGCCTGGCCGTGCTGGACACCGACCTGCGCTATGTGGCCGTCAATCCGGCGCTCGAGCGCATCAACGGCATGCCCGCACAGGCGCACCTCGGCCGGCGGGTCCGCCAGGCGCTGCCCTTTCTCGGCGCCAAGGCGGTCGAGGCGGCGATGCGCGAGGTACTGGCCACCGGTGTCCCGCAGGTCGACCGGTCGGTCGTCGGCCGGACCCCCGCCGACCCCGACCATGATCATGCCTGGTCGGTGTCGTACTACCGGCTGGAGGCTCCGGGCGGCACCGTCCTGGGGGTGGCCGCCTCGGTGATCGACGTCACCGACCGGCACCGGGCGGCCACCGAGGCGTACCACGCCCGTCAGCGGCTGGCGCTGATCGCGGATGCCTCCGTGCGCATCGGCACCACTCTCGATCTGGAGCAGACCGCCCGGGAGCTGGCCGATACCGTCGTTCCCGACCTCGCGGACGTGGCCGCCGTCGACATCCTCGACACCACCCTGCACCACTCCCCCGGCCCCGGGGGCTCCTCGGGCGGGCAGTCGGTGTTCCGTGCCCTGGCGGTGGCGGCGGCCTACGACACGGAAGCGGTCGGCGCCGCCGATCCCGTCGGCGAACCCGCCCGGTACGAGGCGGACCGGCTGGTCACCCGGTGCGTCACCACCGGCACCCCGGTCCTCGTGTCGCATGTCGGTGCGGAGGATCTGCCGCGGATCGCCCGGGACGGGGAGTCCGCGGCCCGTCTGGCCCGGGCCGGGCTGCACTCCTACATGGCGGTGCCGCTGATCGCGCGCGGCACCGTGCTCGGCGCCCTCGACCTCAAGCGCCTGCGCAACCCGCTGCCGTTCGACGACGACGACCTGGTCCTGGCCGGCGAGTTGGCCAACCGGGCCGCCGTGTCCATCGACA belongs to Streptomyces sp. NBC_01454 and includes:
- a CDS encoding 4'-phosphopantetheinyl transferase family protein, which gives rise to MIDELLPETVSAAELFGDEPPAAALLPEEEPHVSRAVDKRVREFSAGRWCARRAMAGLGVPPVPVLPGPRGEPGWPAGLVGALTHCEGYAAAVVARSTEVLALGIDAEPAQPLPDGVLEAVALPGERAGLPHNPDGAPPLPWDRMLFSAKESVYKAWYPMTGRPLGFEDAFLSFDPDDGTFTARLLVPGWPLGEDLLTGFRGRWAVRAGLVLTAVAVLAVQGERTSPAPGSGAAAGSAR
- a CDS encoding DUF5988 family protein gives rise to the protein MNEMNAVLRGGPTTYVAEEERVRYVPDMASPLKLLCGNRYEHFEPTAERVRQDGHTLQVFVWTGCTYVAE
- a CDS encoding SpoIIE family protein phosphatase, with amino-acid sequence MDTEGFQADLGPSEARASAGPSPTRGLLDVLAVAAVVLDATGRIVLWSPQAEQLLGYPAQEALGQYAARLLVAEEDFDRVLELFARVMESGETWAGIFPVRHKDGSTRLLEFRNMRLTDDSGDVYALGLATDQAILRQVERDVALSTRLVSQSPIGLAVLDTDLRYVAVNPALERINGMPAQAHLGRRVRQALPFLGAKAVEAAMREVLATGVPQVDRSVVGRTPADPDHDHAWSVSYYRLEAPGGTVLGVAASVIDVTDRHRAATEAYHARQRLALIADASVRIGTTLDLEQTARELADTVVPDLADVAAVDILDTTLHHSPGPGGSSGGQSVFRALAVAAAYDTEAVGAADPVGEPARYEADRLVTRCVTTGTPVLVSHVGAEDLPRIARDGESAARLARAGLHSYMAVPLIARGTVLGALDLKRLRNPLPFDDDDLVLAGELANRAAVSIDNARWYQRERTTALTLQRTLLPQRPAPQPGLEIASRYQPAGAASEVGGDWFDVIPLTGDRTALVVGDVMGSGINAAATMGQLRNTTRALADLGLDPAQVLQHVDRSSTGLEQAIATCVYAVHDPHRGECRIATAGHLPPVLLRPGRAPALLDLPTGAPLGVGDVTFHATTIDLTPGDQLVLYTDGLVETRDQDIDTRLQVLVGLLDTPRMSLEETCDHLLRTLRHPDDYDDVALLIARAVG
- a CDS encoding sensor histidine kinase encodes the protein MSAGRSAPRRLFGWTATLRWKAAFFTVVMCCFLATVLGVLVHVLVGRQTEDQAREAALVELDSAVEAYVDGEPLGHDARVDPSDLPPALRDLARRGERGTQLGRHAGHPVMWAVAPADGTALAVRQDYTQRAVVLQGLDRAIIGSAAVAIFLTLLVGLYAASGVTRRLHRTAQVARRISDGDLDARVDDPRGLRPGYARDEPAAVAAALDAMAASLQTKLHSEQRFTADVAHELRTPLTGLHAAAELLPPGRPTDMVQERVRAMRRLTEDLLEISRLDAEAERADLDVHPLGPLAERAVRATGLAAEVRVVRDARVETDQRRLERVLGNLVGNAHKHGRPPVTVTVDGPVITVRDHGDGYPEELLAHGPQRFRSRPGSGKQAGHGLGLTIALGQARVLGTTLRFSNAPDGGAVAELTLAPDEPSGP
- a CDS encoding DUF6215 domain-containing protein; protein product: MADEIGAPAKGAWGQAVAAGAVVAGLAVGLWAFGETSSPDSDPSPATCSGGEPGKTQGESGKASRHVSGAQLCTALNRRDLAELLGTPGERAKTAGGSGGSVKFADGKEIETPSARVEFGTYTVTLSATYDRRPVAGSALLMGDGVRQRKVLGRPAVLYSDRTIGISFRLDGSDTKSGPGVPARTVIVARDARDSGGSFEVALWRADGGIPDDATLLGVAEKVLPTIPGWTAGG